The genomic stretch GTATTCACAGCCCCAAATGTGGGAGCTGGCTTGCCTGCGATGGCGATTTCAAAGCCACCAACGCCCTCAGAGCGGCGACATTTCCTGTGCCAAGCCCAGAAACGCCGCCGGCAGCCGCGCCCCCTTGCGCTCCTTGAGGCAGTACAGATACTCGGGGATCTGCGGTGCATTCTCGATGGTCAGCACCCGCAATTGCGGATCATGGGGCACTTCCTGGCGGGCAATGATGCTGATGCCGATATTGCGCAGCACCGCCTCGCGAATCGACTCACGGCTGCCGATCTCCAGCAGCGGGCCATAACTCACGCCGGCACCCTCGAGCATCTCCTCGGTCAGGCGCCGGGTGGTGGAGCCTGCTTCGCGCATCAACAGGGTATGCCCCGCCAGCGCACTGAGTGACACATGGTCCAGCACGGCCAACGGGTGATTGCGATGCACCGCCAGCACCAGCGGGTCGGTGCCCAGTACCCGGCGGATCAGGCGGGGATCCTCCAGCAGTTGCGAGGAGGCGGCGACGTCCACCCGGTAATCATCCAGTGCTTCAAGCACCTGCTGGGAGTTGCCGATTTCCACCGCCACTTCCACATGCGGCAA from Pseudomonas fluorescens encodes the following:
- a CDS encoding LysR family transcriptional regulator, which translates into the protein MLSAELKAFYMVARLGSITQAAKKLGLSQPTVTTQIRHLESQYSVELFYRGGRRLTVSDEGARLLPMVKALLQQEADIEFFLRNSGQVQGTLRIAATAPYYILDLVKTFRERLPHVEVAVEIGNSQQVLEALDDYRVDVAASSQLLEDPRLIRRVLGTDPLVLAVHRNHPLAVLDHVSLSALAGHTLLMREAGSTTRRLTEEMLEGAGVSYGPLLEIGSRESIREAVLRNIGISIIARQEVPHDPQLRVLTIENAPQIPEYLYCLKERKGARLPAAFLGLAQEMSPL